The sequence GACCGTCGCGACGGTCGGGAAGGTCAGGGTCGAGCCGAACGGCGTCAACGCGATCCCGTCGGCGGTCACCGCCTGGCTGGACGCCCGGGGCCCCGCCGACGACGCCGTCCGCCGGACCGTGCTGGAGATCGACGAGGCCGCGCGGGTCGTGGCGCGCCCGCACCGGGTGAGCGTCGACCTCGCGGAGGAGTCCTACACCGAGATCGTCGACTTCGACCTGGCGCTGCGCGACCGGGTCCGCGCGGCGCTCGGGGGCGTCCCCGTCCTGCCGACCGGCGCGGGCCACGACGCGGGCGTCCTGTCGGCGCGGCTGCCGACCGCGATGCTGTTCGTGCGGAACCCGACCGGGGTGTCGCACGCGCCCGAGGAGTTCGCCGAGCCGGCCGACCGCCTGGCCGGAGTCGAGGCCCTCGCCGCGGTACTGGACGACCTGGCGCGCGGGTAGGGAGACCGGTATGCAGTGGCATGCCCAGTTCGCCTGGCTAGGCGACGGCGTCGCGGCCGACGTGCTCATCGAGTCCGACGGCGAGCGGATCGCCGGCATCACCCCCCGGGTCCCGGCGCCGGCGGGCGTCCGGCACCTGCCCGGCCTGACCCTGCCGGGCCTCGCCAACGCCCACTCCCACGCGTTCCACCGGGCGCTGCGCTCCCGCGTCCAGGCGCACTCCGGGACGTTCTGGACGTGGCGCGAGCAGATGTACCAGGTCGCCGACCGGCTCGACCCGGGCTCCTACCGCGCGCTCGCGACCGCGGTGTTCGCCGAGATGGCCCTCGCGGGGATCAGCTGCGTCGGCGAGTTCCACTACCTGCACCACCGGCCGGGCGGCGCCCCGTACGGGGACCCGAACGCGATGGGCGAGGCGCTGATCGCCGCCGCGTCCGACGCGGGCATCCGCATCACCCTCCTCGACACCTGCTACCTGACCGGCGGCATCGGCCGGCCGCTCGCCGGGCCTCAGCTGCGGTTCGGGGACGGCACCGCCGGGAACTGGGCGCGGCGCGTCGACAGCCTGCACGAGCAGACCGGCAAGGCGGAACGGCGCCACGCCCGCGTCGGCGCCGCGATCCACTCCGTCCGGGCCGTGCCGCGCGAGCAGCTGCGCGCCGTCGCCGCGTGGGCGCGGGAGCACCGCGCGCCGCTGCACGTCCACCTGTCCGAGCAGCCCGCCGAGAACCAGGACTGCCTGGACGCCTACGGCATGACGCCGACCCGCCTGCTGGCCGAGGCCGGGGCGCTCGGCGCGCTCACCACGGCCGTGCACGCGACGCACCTCTGCGAGGACGACATCGGCCTGCTCGGGACGACGATGACCGGCGTGTGCATGTGCCCGACCACCGAGCGGGACCTCGCCGACGGCATCGGCCCCGCCCGCGGCCTGGCGGACGCCGGCTCCCCGATCTGCCTCGGCTCCGACCAGCACGCCGTCGTCGACCTGTTCGAGGAGGCCCGCGCGGTCGAGCTGGACGAGCGGCTCCGCACCCGCGCCCGGGGCCACTGGACGGCCGGGGAACTGCTCGCCGCCGCCACGTCCAACGGCCACTACGGCCTCGGCTGGCCCGAGGCGGGACGGCTGGAGCCCGGCGCCTACGCCGACCTCGTCACCGTCGCCCTCGACTCGGTCCGCACCGCCGGCGCGGGCCCGGACCACGCCGCCGAGGCCGCGGTGTTCGCCGCCACCGCCGCGGACGTGCGGCACGTCGTCGTCTCCGGCCGCCAGGTCGTCCAGGACGGCCGCCACCTGCTGGTCGAGGACGTCCCCGCCGCGCTGGCCCGCTCCATCGCCGCCGTCACCGCCGACCCGCCCCGTGAGATCCTGCGCCGATGAGCACGGTCATCACCAACATCGGAGAGCTCGTCACCAACGACCCCGCCGCGGGCGGCGGCCTGGCCGTCGTCCGCGACGCCGCACTGGTGATCGAGGACGGCGCGGTCGCGTGGACGGGCCCGGCGTCCGCCGCCCCCGCCGCGGACGAGTCGTTCGACGCCGCCGGGCGGGCGGTGCTGCCCGGCTTCGTGGACTCCCACGCCCACCTGGTCTTCGCCGGCGAGCGCGCCGAGGAGTTCGCCGCCCGGATGAACGGCGAGAAGTACGCCGCGGGCGGCATCCGCACCACCGTCGAGCGCACCCGCGCCGCGTCCGACGACGACCTGCGCGCCAACGTGCGCCGCCTCGTGCACGAGATGGCCCGGCAGGGCGTGACGACGGTCGAGTGCAAGTCCGGCTACGGCCTCACGGTCGACCAGGAGGCGCGCGCCGTCCGCATCGCCGCCGAGTACGCCGACGAGGTCACCTACCTGGGCGCCCACGTCGTCCCCGCCGAGTACGCGGGCGACGCCGCCGGGTACGCGCACCTCGCCGCCACCGACATGCTCGCCGCCTGCGCCCCGCACGCCCGCTGGGTGGACGTCTTCTGCGAGGAGGGCGCCTTCGACGCCGACCAGGCCCGGGAGGTCCTCACGGCGGGCGTCAAGGCGGGCCTGTCGCCGCGCCTCCACGCGAACCAGCTCACGCAGGGGCCCGCCGTGCGGCTCGCGGTCGAGCTGGAGGCCGCGTCCGCCGACCACTGCACGTTCCTCGGCGACGCCGACGTGGACGCTCTGGCGTCGTCCCGGACGGTCGCGACGCTCCTGCCCGGCGTCGAGTTCTCCACCCGCCAGCCCTACCCGGACGCCCGCCGCCTCCTGGACGCCGGAGCCACCGTCGCCCTCGCCACCGACTGCAACCCCGGGTCCTGCTACAGCTCCAGCATGGCGTTCTGCATCGCCGTGGCCGTCCGGGACATGCGCATGACGCCCGCCGAGGCCGTCTGGTCGGCGACCGCGGGCGGCGCCCGCGCCCTGCGCCGCACCGACGTGGGGCACCTGTCACCGGGCGCCCGCGCCGACGTCCACGTCCTGGACGCCCCGTCCCACATCCACCTCGCCTACCGGCCGGGCGTGCCTCTGACACACGCCGTGTGGAAGCACGGGCGCCGGGTAAAGGGCCTCCTGTAGTCGACTGTGGAGGCCCCTAGATGGCGGAGTTCCTGACGGACATCAAGACCCTGCGCGAACGTGCTCGGCAGGAGATCGACAAAGGCCCGATCACCGAGGCGTACGGCGCGGACGTCGAGCGCGTGATCCAGGTCTGCAACGAGGCCCTGGCCACGGAGATCGTGTGCGTGCTGCGGTACAAGCGGCACTACTACACGGCCACCGGAATCCACGCCGAGACCGTCGCGAGCGAGTTCCTCCAGCACGCGGCCGAGGAGCAGCAGCACGCCGACATGCTGGCCGAGCGGATCGTCCAGCTCGGCGGCGAGCCCGACTTCTCCCCGGACACCCTCACCACCCGCGCCCACGCCGAGTACAACGCCAGCCTCGACCTCGTCGAGATGCTCAAGGAGGACCTGGTGGCGGAGCGGATCGCCATCGCGTCCTACACCGAGATCATCCAGTGGCTCGGCGACGGCGACCCCACCACCAAGCGCGTCTTCGAGCAGATCCTCGCGCAGGAGGAGGAGCACGCCGACGACCTGCGCGGCTTCCTGGAGCGCTTCCCGAAGTCCTAGCCGGGCAGATAGCGCCGGGCGGCCCTCACCAGGGGGGTCCGCCCGGCGCTGACGTAGTCGGTCGAGACGATCTCGGCGACGAAGAGGGTGTGGTCGCCCGCCTCGACGATCTGGCGGGTCTCGCACTCCAGGGCCGAGACGCCCGTGTCGGGGACGAGGGCGCCGGAGTGCTCGCCGCGGTGGTGGGGTTCGCTCGCCAGCAGGATGCGGGCGCTCGGCCGTCCCTCGGAGGCGAACCGGCCGGCCAGGGCGCGCTGGGACGCGGACAGGATCGTCGCCGCCCAGCGCGGGCGCCGGCGCAGCACCTCGGTGAGGTAGGACGAGGACGCCACGCTCGCCAGCACCAGCGGGGGATCCAGCGACACCGACATGAACGAGGTGATCGTGGTGCCGAGGTCGTCCCGGCCGTCGCGGACGGTCAGCACGACCACTCCGGTGGCGAAGCCCGCGACGGCCTCGACGAAGTCGGCGCTCAGCGGATCTCCCAGGCTCCGGGCAGGGTGAGCGGGCCCGCGGAGGGCAGGCCGAGGCGCGCGGCGACCCCGCCGAGGGAGCCCCACCCGTCGAAGCGCGCGGACGCGGCGGTGCGGTCCTCGCTGGACTCCGGCGGGCGCAGCCGCTCCAGCGGCGAGGTGTGCGGGTAGATGCGGACCGGCGCGTCGGAGGCCATGCCCGCCTTCTTGCGGGCGAGGTCCAGGGCCAGGTCGATGCCGCCGAGCTCGTCGACGAGGCCGCGCTCGCGCGCGTCCGCGCCCGTCCAGACCCGGCCCCGGGCCAGTTCGTGGACGCGGTCGCGGGACAGGTCGCGGCCCTCGGCGACCTTCGCGGTGAAGTCGTCGTAGATCCTGTCGAGGGAGGCGTTGACGCGCTCCCACTCGGAGTCGCTGAAGTCCTTGGTGGCGCTGAACATGCGGGCGTGGTCGCCGTCGGCGACCGAGCCGAGGCCGACGCCGACCCGCTCCAGCAGGTCGTTCACCACGGCCTTGCCGACCACGACGCCGATCGAGCCGGTGATGGTGCCGGGCTGCGCGACGATCGTGTCGGCGGCCATCGAGACGTAGTAGCCGCCGGACGCGGCGACGTTGCCCATGGAGACGATCACGGGCTTGCCGGCGCGGCGGGCGAGGACGACCTCGCGCCAGATCGAGTCGGAGGCGACGGCGGAGCCGCCCGGGCTGTTGACGCGGAACACGATCGCCTTGACCCGGTCGTCCTTCACGGCGGCGCGGAACGCGGCGCCGATCGTGTCCGAGCCCATCGCGGGCCCGGAGTTCGGGAGCGGGCCGCCCCGGCCGCTGCGGCCGAGCCGGATCGGGCCCTGCCCGTTGACGAACGCGACGACGTCCTGCCTGCCGGGCTGCGGGAGGCGGTTCGCCAGTCCGTGCGCGCGGTTGTAGCGGGAGACGTAGCGCAGCTGCGCCTCCTGGCCGAACTCCTCGCGCAGGGCGCCGTAGATCTCGTCGCGGTAGGCGAGGCCGTCGACGAGGCCCTCCTCCAGCGCCTCGGCGGCCAGCAGCGGACCGCGGTCGGTGAGCTCGCGGACCTTCTCCTCCGGCAGGCCGCGCGAACCGGCGATCCCGGCGGTGATCTGTTCGCCGAGCGAGGTGACGAGGCGCTGCGACGACTCCTCGTGCTCGGGCGTGTAGGTCTTCTCCATGAACGTGTTCGCCATGGTCTTGTACTCGTAGCGCTTGGCGAACCGCGGCCGGACGCCCGCCTTCTCCAGCGCGCCGGCGAAGAACGGCTCCTCGATCGCGATGCCGGTGAGCCCCACCTCGCCGGTGGGCTGCAGGTAGACCTTGTCGAACCCGGTGGCCAGGTAGAACGGGACGGTGCCGCGGCCTCCCTCGCCGAACGTCTCGGCCCAGGCGACGGTGTGCTTGCCCGCGTCCCGCAGGCCCTGCACCGCCTCGCGCAGCTCCTGCGCGAGCGCCAGCCCGACGGTGCCGCTGACCTTCACGACGAGGGCGCGCACCCGGCTGTCGGAGCGGGCGCGGCGCAACCCGTCCAGGACGTCCCGCAGGCCCGGCCGGCGCATGGACAGGAACGCCGAGACGGGGTCGGCCGGCGCGGTCTCGACGATGCCCTCGGTGAGGTCGAGTTCGAGGATCAGCGGGGCCGTCCGCCGGTCGCGGGCCTGTTTGATCACGTTGACGACTGTGCCGGGATCCACCATGGCCCCAGCCTATGCGTTCGCCGCGCGCCGTTCCCGCGCCCCGGCCGGGCCGGCGCCGGGCGGGGACGGGTCAGCGCGCGAACGCCTTGTTGGGGATCACGCTGGCCGACGCCTGGGCGACCGGGCGGCCGCGCCCGTCGGCGACCACGGCGTTGGAGACCATGCGGGTGGCGCCGGGGTGCACGCACGTCCCGGTCACCGTGTAGGCCTCGCCCGCCCGGACGCCGCGCAGGTAGTCGACGTTCAGGTTGAGCGTGAGCATCGGCATGAAGCGCTCGCAGGTGCTGCTCGCCGCGAGGCAGACCGCGTTGTCGAGGATCATCGCGATGTAGCCGCCGTGCACGGTGCCGCCGGGGTTGCAGAGCCGCTCGCCCGGCGTCCACGCGAGGGAGACCCGGCCCGGTTCGGCGGAGGCGACGTCCTGCCCGATGTAGTCGTTGATGTCGGAGATCTGCGGAAACCGTCCATCCGCCATCGCCTGGATCAGCTCGGCGCCCGACAGGGTGTTCCACAGGTCGGCGGCCTCCTGGAGGGCCCCGGCTTCCTGAGGGTCCTCCTGAGAGGCCTTCCATAGGGCCTGCGGGGTCGCCTCGACGCTCAACTCGCACTCCCTGATCACGGTGACCTCCGAATGGTATTCGGCGAGGCGGGTGAGGGCACTGTGCCCTTCGTCACGAGTCCGCGGCGCTATCGTCGGACGCATGGGAGACGGCGACGGCTGGGCCAGTTGCGGCCTGGGGCACACGCACTGGGGGCGGTTCGGCGCCGCGGGCCTGCTGGCCTACCACCGCGACTCCTCCGGTCAGGTGTGGGTGCTGCTCCAGCAGCGCGCGTGGTGGGGGCTCGGCGGCGGGACGTGGGGCATGTTCGGCGGCGCGCTGCACAGCCACGAGGACGTCGTCACCGGCGCGCTGCGCGAGACGTCCGAGGAATGCACGCTCGACACGGGAACCGTCCGCGTCCACGGGACGAGCGTGGAGGACCACGGCGGATGGTCGTTCACCTCCGTCGTGGGCTCGCTGCCGGAGCGCGCGCGGGTGCTGCCCGCGTCGCGCGAGACGCGCAGGGCCGAATGGGTGCGCGCGGAAGAGGTCACCGACCGCAAGCTGTTCGAGCCGTTCGCGCGTTGCTGGCCCCGCGTGCAGGAAGCGATGCGGGGGGTCGTCCTCGTCGTGGACGCGGCGAACGTCGTGGGCGCCCGCGCCGACGGCTGGTGGAAGGACAGGGCGGGCGCGAACGCGCGGCTCCGCGACGACCTGAAACGCCTGGACGGCGGCGTGCACGGCCTGCCGGACGGCCTCTACCCCTACGACCGCTGCTTCCCGGAGGTCGTCCTCGTCGTCGAGGGCGCGGCGCGGGGCGTCGCCGACGAGCCGGTCGACGGCCTGCGGGTCGTGGCCGCGCCCGGCAGCGGCGACGACACGATCGTCGACCTCGTGCGGCAGGGCGACCCGGGCAAGGCCCACCTGGTGGTGACGGCCGACCGGGAGCTGCGCGCCCGCTGCGCGGAGGCGGGCGCCGCCGTCACCGGTCCCCGCTGGCTGCTCGAACGCCTCTAGATCTTCAGGCGGGCTCAGTTCTCCACGCGGTGGCCGGCGCCGCGCAGCGCCTCCGCCGCCTGCTCCGACCGGTGCTCCGGGACGAGCACGAGGTCGGAGTGGTAGGTCGAGGCGACGAAGACGGGCACCCCGGCCTCGGCCAGCGGCCCCACGATCCCGGCGAGCACGCCGGGCAGGTCGAGGCCGTGCGCCGTGTCGCCGTAGAAGCCGACCCACCGCTCCGTCTCGGCGAACGGTGAGGCGTCCCGGATCACGGTGAGGCCCTCGGGGGCGCGTACGAGCGCGACCCACTCGTCGTCCTCCGGGAGCGTCGCGTGCGGAAGGTGCTCCACCATGAACTGACCGGGGACGATGTGCAGGCGCATCCCCTCACCCTATTCAGGGACGAGCCACACCGCCCCCAGGGGTGGGACGCGCATCTCCGCGGACGCGGGCAGCCCGTGCCACGGCTCCGGCGCGGCCTCGACCCGGCCGAGGTTGCCGACGCCGCTGCCGCCGTACTCGTAGGCGTCGGTGTTGACGAGCTCGCGCCATCGGCCCGCCCGCGGGAGGCCCACCCGGTAGTTCTCGTGCGGGTTCCCGGCGAAGTTGACGACGCACGCGACGACGGGCGGTTCGGCGCCGTCCGGGGCCGTCCCGTACCGCAGGTAGGACAGGGTGTTGCCGCCCGCGTCGTTGCCGTCGATCCAGCGGAACCCGTCGTGGTCGCTGTCGCGCGTCCACAGCGCGGGCTCGTCCTTGTAGGCGTGGTTCAGGTCGCGGACGAGCTTCTGCAGCCCCAGGTGGTTGGCCCCCTCGGCGGCGTTGTCCAGCAGCCACCAGTCGAGCGGGCGCTCCTCCGCCCATTCGGCGCCCTGCCCGAACTCCTGCCCCATGAACAGCAGCTGCTTGCCGGGATGCGACCACATGTAGGCGAGCAGCGACCGCAGCCCGGCGAACTGCTGCCAGGAGTCGCCCGGCATCTTGCTCAGCAGCGAGCCCTTGCCGTGGACGACCTCGTCGTGCGACAGCGGCAGGACGTAGTTCTCCGAGAACGCGTACACCAGCGAGAACGTGATCTCGTTGTGGTGGTAGTTCCGGAACACCGGCTCGTGGCGCAGGTATTCGAGCGTGTCGTGCATCCAGCCCATGTTCCACTTGAACCCGAACCCGAGCCCGCCGAGATGGGTCGGACGGGACACCCCGGGCCACGCCGTCGACTCCTCCGCGATCGTCATGACGCCGGGGTTGCGCTTGTAGACCGTCGCGTTCATCTCCTGGAGGAACGAGATGGCCTCCAGGTTCTCCCGCCCGCCGTAGATGTTGGGCGTCCACTCGCCCTCGTTGCGCGAGTAGTCGAGATACAGCATCGAGGCGACGGCGTCCACGCGCAGCCCGTCGATGTGGAACTCCTCCAGCCAGAACGACGCGTTCGCCACCAGGAAGTTGCGGACCTCGGCGCGGCCGAAGTTGAACACGAGCGTCCCCCAGTCGGGGTGCTCGCCCCGCTGCGGATCGTCGTGCTCGTAGAGGGCGGTGCCGTCGAACCGGGCCAGCGCCCACTCGTCCTTGGGGAAGTGGGCGGGCACCCAGTCCATGATGACGCCGATACCGGCCTGGTGGAGGCGGTCGATGAGGTAGCGGAAGTCGTCGGGGTCGCCGAACCGCGCCGTGGGCGCGTAGTAGGACGTCACCTGGTAGCCCCAGGACGGGCCGTAGGGGTGCTCGGTGACCGGCAGCAGCTCCACGTGCGTGAAGCCCATGTCGCTGACGTACTGCGTCAGCTCCTCCGCCAGTTCCCGGTAGCCGAGCCCGGGACGCCACGATCCGAGGTGCACCTCGTAGGCGCTCATGGGTTCGTGCAGCCAGTCGTGCTCCTTGCGCGAGTCCATCCACGCGCCGTCCTCCCACTCGTAGGAGGAGGTGAAGACGCGGGACGCCGTCGCGGGCGGGCACTCGGTGGCCTGCGCCATCGGGTCGGCCTTGGCGCGCCACACGCCGTCGGCCCCGAGGATCTCGTACTTGTAGCGCGTGCCGTCGCCGACGCCCGGGACGAACAGCTCCCAGATGCCGGTGGAGCCGAGCGACCGCATCGGGTACGCGCGGCCGTCCCAGTGGTTGAAGTCGCCGACCACCCGCACGCCCCGCGCCGTCGGCGCCCACACCGCGAAGCCCGTCCCGGTCACGGTGCCGAGCGCGGAGGCGTAGGAGCGGACGCGGGCGCCGAGCGCGCGCCACAGCTCCTCGTGCCGCCCCTCGCCGATCAGGTGCAGGTCGAGCTCGCCGAGCGTCGGCAGGTGCCGGTAGGGGTCGTCCTGGATCGTCTCGATCCCGTCGCCGTAGGTGACGGCGAGCCGGTAGTCGGGGACGGCGAGGGGCGCCCGGTCCTTCTCGGGGCCCGCGAGCGACGAGCCGGCGGGCAGCGTCCCGGCGAACAGCCCCTGGTGGAAGTGCCGCAGGGGGTGCCGGTCGCCGTTCGGCAGGACGACCTCGACCTTCTCGGCGAGCGGGCGCAACGCCCGCACCGTCACCCCGTCCCGGCCGGGATGCGCCCCGAGGACACCGTGCGGATCATGGTGGTCGCCGCCGACGAGCCGATCGATCTCCGCGCGCGTCACCCGTGCCATGGCGTCATGGTCTCCCGTCACTGAGCGGTTTACCCCATGAGGTTGCCCCGAGAACCGGCGCTCTCACATGACGGGCCGACCTGTTTTCGCGAATCCGGCATTTCCGGTGCGGATGTTGCGGCCGCACGGACGACACGACTCTTCGTCGTGGGGTCGCGTCGAATGTGTCGTCCGTGCGGCCACGTCTACCTCGCCCCAGGGGTGACCCCGACCCCACCGCCCAGGGCTCCATTCCTGTGTCACCTCAGCGCCACAGGTACCTTCCGTACCGGAATGTCCCAGCCCGGTCCGCCCCCGCGCGCGGACCGGGCCGCTTCGAATCCCCTGCCTCCCGTCACCGGTCTCCGGACTCCCCGCGCGTCTGGTCGAGCAGCATCCGCCGGAGCCCCTCCGAGTCGTCCGCGGCCACCGTCATCGCACATCCCGCCTGGAGTTGGGCATCGGTGAGGTCGCCGCTGCGGGTCGCGTACCAGCGCCCCGCGTCGCTGCGCCACACCTGCCAACCCGGATGCTCTCCCTCGATGGCCGCCTTCAGATCCTCGAAGTCGCCCATCAAGGTCGTCCCTTCCCCGAGGCCGCTCTTCTGTATACAAAAGTCTTACTCGGCCTGAGAGGTGTCAAGCTGTCCGTAAGCGGACCGTGCCCCCGCGGATAGCGCCTGGAAGGTATGGATGACTGGAGGGGCGAGCAGGATCGAACGCGGCGTCGAACGCTGTTCGAACATGGCCGCGGGCTGGAGGCCGGGGGGCGCGCCCGAGGAGAGGGAGGTGACGCCGGTGCCGGACCGTCCCGCCTACCTGCGCATCGCCGACACCCTGCGAGAAGGGATCCGGGACGGCAGTCTCCCGCCGGGGACGCGGCTGCCGACCCTCGCCGAGCTGTGCGGCCTTCACGGCGTCTCCGAGATCGTCGTGCGGCAGGCCGTCGCGCTGCTGCGCGGCGAGGGCCTGGTGGAGACCCGCCGCGGCGGCGGCACGCTCGTCCGGGCCGTCCCGCCGGCCCGCCGCGTGGCGATGGAGCGCTACCGCGCGGTGGCCGAGCCGACGGCGGTCCCCGAGACCACGTTCACCCGCGACCAGAAGATCACCTGGGAGAAGTACCGGCTGGACCGGGAGTTCTCCCGCGTCAGGGCCGACGACGACCTCGGCGCGCTGTTCGAGCTGCCCTCCGGCACCGAGCTGCTGCGCCGCCGGTTCGTCTTCTACGCGCGCGACGAGCCGCAGCAGATCTCCGTCAACTACCTGCCGTGGGACGTGGTCGGCGACACGCCCGTCGCCGACCCGGCGCGCGAGCCCTGGCCCGGCGGGACGCTCGCGCAGCTGGCCTACCTCGGGCACCCGCCGATCCGGGTCGAGGAGGCCGTCCGGTCCCGGATGCCGACGCCCGAGGAGGCCGAGACCCTGAACATGACGGGCGGGGTGCCGGTGCTCGCCATCACCCGCCGCCTGCTGTCGCGCGCCGGCGTCATGGAGGTCTGCCGCGAGATCGTGCTGCCCGCCGACCGGGTCGTCCTCGACTACGCCATCGACCTGTGACGGCGGCCGGTCCCGGCCCGGTCAGCCCGCGAGCCGGGCCAGGGACCGCAGCGGGACGGGCAGCCACGACGGCCGGTTCCGCGCCTCGTACCGGATCTCGTAGACGGCCTTGTCGAACTCGAAGGCCCGCACCAGCGTCGCGTGCGCCGCCGGGTCGGGTCCGCCCGCGGCCGCGTAGCCGGCGCAGAACGCCGCCCGGTTCCGTTCGGCCCACGCCTGGGCGCGCAGTTCCAGCGCTTCCGCCGCCTGCGGCGGGACGTCGCCTTCCCGGGCCAGCAGGAAGCGCGCGGCGTACTCGAACGAGCGGAGCATCCCGGCGACGTCGCGCAGCGGGTGGGCGGAGGCCCGGCGCTCGGCGGGCGTGCGGGCCGGCTCGCCCTCGAAGTCCAGCAGCGTCCAGCCGGAGTCGGTGCGCAGGACCTGGCCGAGGTGGTAGTCGCCGTGCACGCGCTGGAACGGCAGCGGGGCCGCCTCGGAGGCGACGCGGTCGAACACCGCGCGGATCGCGGGCGCGTAGGGGCGGAGCTGCGGGACGGCGGCGCTGACCTGGTCGAGCTGCTCGTGCATCGCGAAGACGATCTTTCGCAGGTTCTCGGGCGGCGCCTGCACCACCCCGAACGCGACGGCGAGGTCGCGGTGCACTTCGGCGGTGGCCGCGCCGAGCCGTTCGGCCTCGGCGGCGAAGTCGCCGCCGGCGGCTCCGGCGTCGTCGGCGGTGAACGCGGGCGTTCCCGGCGCCGCGGGCTGGGCGAACCAGTCGCGGACGCTGGTGAGCGCGAGCTGCCAGCCGTCCGTCGCGGTGCGCAGGAACTCCGACAGCAGCGCGAGCGTGACCGGCTCGTCCCCGCCGGAGTCCGTGCCGCTCGAAGGATTCCCCAGCGCGCCCGGTTCCATCTCGATCCAGCCGTGCACGCTCGGGACGTGCTCGCAGCCCCGCCGGGAGAGGGCGAGGTTGACCTCCAGGTCGGGGCTGACACCGGGGGACAGGCGGCGGAACAGCTTGCAGATGTAGGCGTCGCCGAAGATCAGCGAGGTGTTGCTCTGCTCCCCCGGGATCGGCACGCCGTCCAGGTCCGTGCGCACGCCGGTGCCGGGTGCGCGGCGGAAGGTCAGCGGTCCGACCGTCCGCTCGTCCGCCATGAGGCCGAGCAGCGGGCGCGTCAGCTCCGCGTCGTGGGCGGCGTCGTAGACGTACCCGGTGATGCCCTGCTCCGGGCCCTCCAGCCGTCCCATCACGACCGGCGCCAGATGCTCGGGCAGGTCGCGGCGGGCGCCGAGGAGGAGCTGGTAGTGGTCGGTGGTGTCGTCCTGGCGGACGTCGAGTATGAGGTGGTGCAGGGCGGGGTCGCCGGTTCTGAGTTCGGTGGCGGTGCCGATGGTGAGGTCGTGGATGGGGCCGTCTTTGCCGCCGAACCACCGCTGCCGGGGCAGCCAGCCGGTCAGGAGCCGGACGAGCGAGGTGTCGGTCGGCGGAGCGGACGGCGCCACGGTCACATCACTCCCTCTCCCGGCTCCTGTCCGTCCGGCGGCGGCGGGAGCAGGAACCAGTAGAAACCATGCCCGGGAAGGGTCAGCAGGTAGGGCAGGTCGCCGATGGCCGGGAACTGGACGCCGCCCATGCACTCGATCGGGGACGAGCCCCGGAAACGCCGCAGGTCCAGCTCGACCGGCTGCGGGAACCGGGACAGGTTGTTCACGCAGAGGACCGTGCCCGAGCCGCCCCACTGGTTGGCGTCCCCGCCGTTGATCTCGCGGGTGAAGGCGAGGACGGAGGGGTTGGAGGCGGAGAGTTCGACGTAGGAGCCGACGCCGAAGACGGGGTGGCGTTGGCGGATTTCGATCATTTTGCGGGTCCAGTGGAGCAGGGAGCCGGGGTTGTTGGTCTGGGCTTCGACGTTGACGGCCTGGTAGCCGTAGATGGGGTCCATGATGACCGGCAGGTACAGGCGTGCGGGGTCGCAGGTGGAGAATCCGGCGTTGCGGTCGGGTGTCCATTGCATGGGGGTGCGGACGGC is a genomic window of Actinomadura citrea containing:
- a CDS encoding formimidoylglutamate deiminase: MQWHAQFAWLGDGVAADVLIESDGERIAGITPRVPAPAGVRHLPGLTLPGLANAHSHAFHRALRSRVQAHSGTFWTWREQMYQVADRLDPGSYRALATAVFAEMALAGISCVGEFHYLHHRPGGAPYGDPNAMGEALIAAASDAGIRITLLDTCYLTGGIGRPLAGPQLRFGDGTAGNWARRVDSLHEQTGKAERRHARVGAAIHSVRAVPREQLRAVAAWAREHRAPLHVHLSEQPAENQDCLDAYGMTPTRLLAEAGALGALTTAVHATHLCEDDIGLLGTTMTGVCMCPTTERDLADGIGPARGLADAGSPICLGSDQHAVVDLFEEARAVELDERLRTRARGHWTAGELLAAATSNGHYGLGWPEAGRLEPGAYADLVTVALDSVRTAGAGPDHAAEAAVFAATAADVRHVVVSGRQVVQDGRHLLVEDVPAALARSIAAVTADPPREILRR
- the hutI gene encoding imidazolonepropionase; protein product: MSTVITNIGELVTNDPAAGGGLAVVRDAALVIEDGAVAWTGPASAAPAADESFDAAGRAVLPGFVDSHAHLVFAGERAEEFAARMNGEKYAAGGIRTTVERTRAASDDDLRANVRRLVHEMARQGVTTVECKSGYGLTVDQEARAVRIAAEYADEVTYLGAHVVPAEYAGDAAGYAHLAATDMLAACAPHARWVDVFCEEGAFDADQAREVLTAGVKAGLSPRLHANQLTQGPAVRLAVELEAASADHCTFLGDADVDALASSRTVATLLPGVEFSTRQPYPDARRLLDAGATVALATDCNPGSCYSSSMAFCIAVAVRDMRMTPAEAVWSATAGGARALRRTDVGHLSPGARADVHVLDAPSHIHLAYRPGVPLTHAVWKHGRRVKGLL
- a CDS encoding ferritin-like domain-containing protein yields the protein MAEFLTDIKTLRERARQEIDKGPITEAYGADVERVIQVCNEALATEIVCVLRYKRHYYTATGIHAETVASEFLQHAAEEQQHADMLAERIVQLGGEPDFSPDTLTTRAHAEYNASLDLVEMLKEDLVAERIAIASYTEIIQWLGDGDPTTKRVFEQILAQEEEHADDLRGFLERFPKS
- a CDS encoding flavin reductase family protein, with the protein product MGDPLSADFVEAVAGFATGVVVLTVRDGRDDLGTTITSFMSVSLDPPLVLASVASSSYLTEVLRRRPRWAATILSASQRALAGRFASEGRPSARILLASEPHHRGEHSGALVPDTGVSALECETRQIVEAGDHTLFVAEIVSTDYVSAGRTPLVRAARRYLPG
- the sppA gene encoding signal peptide peptidase SppA, encoding MVDPGTVVNVIKQARDRRTAPLILELDLTEGIVETAPADPVSAFLSMRRPGLRDVLDGLRRARSDSRVRALVVKVSGTVGLALAQELREAVQGLRDAGKHTVAWAETFGEGGRGTVPFYLATGFDKVYLQPTGEVGLTGIAIEEPFFAGALEKAGVRPRFAKRYEYKTMANTFMEKTYTPEHEESSQRLVTSLGEQITAGIAGSRGLPEEKVRELTDRGPLLAAEALEEGLVDGLAYRDEIYGALREEFGQEAQLRYVSRYNRAHGLANRLPQPGRQDVVAFVNGQGPIRLGRSGRGGPLPNSGPAMGSDTIGAAFRAAVKDDRVKAIVFRVNSPGGSAVASDSIWREVVLARRAGKPVIVSMGNVAASGGYYVSMAADTIVAQPGTITGSIGVVVGKAVVNDLLERVGVGLGSVADGDHARMFSATKDFSDSEWERVNASLDRIYDDFTAKVAEGRDLSRDRVHELARGRVWTGADARERGLVDELGGIDLALDLARKKAGMASDAPVRIYPHTSPLERLRPPESSEDRTAASARFDGWGSLGGVAARLGLPSAGPLTLPGAWEIR
- a CDS encoding PaaI family thioesterase, with product MSVEATPQALWKASQEDPQEAGALQEAADLWNTLSGAELIQAMADGRFPQISDINDYIGQDVASAEPGRVSLAWTPGERLCNPGGTVHGGYIAMILDNAVCLAASSTCERFMPMLTLNLNVDYLRGVRAGEAYTVTGTCVHPGATRMVSNAVVADGRGRPVAQASASVIPNKAFAR
- a CDS encoding NUDIX domain-containing protein, with the protein product MGDGDGWASCGLGHTHWGRFGAAGLLAYHRDSSGQVWVLLQQRAWWGLGGGTWGMFGGALHSHEDVVTGALRETSEECTLDTGTVRVHGTSVEDHGGWSFTSVVGSLPERARVLPASRETRRAEWVRAEEVTDRKLFEPFARCWPRVQEAMRGVVLVVDAANVVGARADGWWKDRAGANARLRDDLKRLDGGVHGLPDGLYPYDRCFPEVVLVVEGAARGVADEPVDGLRVVAAPGSGDDTIVDLVRQGDPGKAHLVVTADRELRARCAEAGAAVTGPRWLLERL